AGTGTCAGGGGACGGGAGTATTGACACACAAAGTCTAAGAGTTCAGAGCTACCATCCATTTGATAGCTCTTGCTATTATTTTATCGCCTTTAAGATGCCGATATAGGCTGCAGGGAAATGCAATCAGTAGTATAATTGAAAATTACAGGGTAGTTCATTCGTTATAGGGTACTTTTAAGAACGGGAACCTTACTTATGTTCCAAAGACGACATGAAAGCTTCTATAGCTTCTTTTCGGGATGAGACTAGCTTGTACGCGAGCAGTCCATCACGCTCGGCGATCCCGGCAACCACGGCAACTTCTATCAAGTTGGAATCTGCAACTTTCCATATGATACGGATGGATTTCTTGTCCACATAGATGCTCCTGAATCCAGAAAGCGGCCGGTTAAATCTGTTTTCCAGAACCTTCCCAAACTTGGTTGGATTCCTAGACAGCTTCCACAGCGCTTTAATTACTTTTATTTGGCGACTCTTATCCAGACTAAGAAAATCATCTGCAGCTGAAGGAAAGAACTTGACGTTGTCCGGGAGGAAGCTAGTCAGCATCGATTTCGACATCAGGAGCCTCCTCCAAATCTTCGAGTGTTATATTCGCTTGAGACACCACATCTTCTAGCGACAATAAGGGGCTTTTGATTGCTTCTTGTTCTATTATCCTATACGCTAACTCTAGCTTAAGCCGTAATTCTGCCGCCTCGTTAGCATTTTGCCACAATTCCTCGAAATTATCATAGCTTAGTATAGTTGCCTTTGGCTGGGAACCAGAAAACATCATAATAAAAGGCTCATTCTTAAGCTTTGGTTCGACGACACTTTTCCATTTTCTCTGAACCTCACTAACGTTAACAATTTGATCGCTGGAAAAAAGCGGCTTTTTCATGATCATATCCACTCCCACAGAATTATCCTCCCTTCCATATTATGCTTTTACTGCGTTCTTTTATACGCATTATCTACATATATTCTACCGTATCGATTGCATGCAAAGCAATACCATTTCAGACTAATTTACCCCGGTGAGACAAAAGTTAAAGCTAGCTTAAAGAGGGCCCGATGTAAGGTGAACGGGATTGTTGGCACATTTAGGCTAACGGGATGTTATGGGGACGAGATTATTGACACATCTATGCTCTTAAAACAACACCCCTGTTAATCCCTGTTACCCTCGCAATCTGTCTGATTGACAAGCCAGTACTTCCAAAAAGAAGCTACTGGGAGACTTATGTTAAACTAAGGCTCAGTTCTTCCAGGACCTCTTTGGCTTTGCCGATAATCTTGAGGTCGAATTTGCAGGCGGAGCTTGTGTCTTCGTTATTGATGAGCACGACTTTGCCTGGAGCTAACATGGGAAGCTCATTTACCGGTGAGACTTTTAAGCTGGTGCCGATGACAACCAGAAGGTCGCTTTGTCTGATGTCTCGTTCTGCTGAACCCCAGGCGTCTTTCGGCAAGAATTCTCCAAACAAGACCACGTTGGGTCGGAGTAGGTTTTGTCCACAGGCACTGCAATTTCTTCTATCCAAGAAGTCCTGAAGTTCGGCGGAGCTATTACACTGGTTACATCTTATTGTTTTGATGTTCCCATGAAGTTCGTACACGGATTTGCTTCCGGCTTGACGGTGCAGGCCGGATACGTTTTGGGTGGCAATGCTCTTTATTAGTCCTTTCCGTTCCAAGTCGGCTAAAACATGATGCCCTTTATGAGGTTTAACACCTG
This genomic interval from Bacillota bacterium contains the following:
- a CDS encoding NAD-dependent deacylase; this translates as MKASYSGQGIKEGIETLALFMKEATNTVVLTGAGMDTESNIPDFRSKSGWWRKMDPSTVASVTTLQQNYPLFHEFYSMRIKMLAGVKPHKGHHVLADLERKGLIKSIATQNVSGLHRQAGSKSVYELHGNIKTIRCNQCNSSAELQDFLDRRNCSACGQNLLRPNVVLFGEFLPKDAWGSAERDIRQSDLLVVIGTSLKVSPVNELPMLAPGKVVLINNEDTSSACKFDLKIIGKAKEVLEELSLSLT